From Geomonas agri, one genomic window encodes:
- the tgt gene encoding tRNA guanosine(34) transglycosylase Tgt: MIYKLLKKDPKSGARRGVVTTAHGEIQTPIFMPVATHAAMKAMTPAQVKETGAQIILSNTYHLHLHPGEALVQKAGGLHKFMCWDGPILTDSGGFQVFSLPKKRITEEGVFFRHEDTGEEIFLDPAKAIAIQEALGADIIMNFDECIPYPCDKAYAERSTEKTIRWAKQCIDAHSRENQYLFGIVQGSVFEDLRKRCAKALVKMDFPGYAIGGVSVGEGLELLKQVVGYTAPHLPEDKPRYLMGVGLPEDILESVERGVDMFDCVIPTRYARSATLFTNRGRIRLTNKNYRRDFYPVEPNCTCYTCRNFTRAYLHHLFTSNEVLSAILASIHNVHFYLNMMAEIRTSIEEGRFLEYKQQFLSAYLKGK; the protein is encoded by the coding sequence ATGATTTATAAACTGCTCAAGAAGGACCCCAAGTCCGGCGCGCGCCGCGGCGTGGTAACCACCGCCCACGGCGAGATCCAGACCCCTATATTCATGCCGGTGGCGACCCACGCGGCCATGAAGGCGATGACACCGGCACAGGTCAAGGAAACCGGCGCCCAGATCATCCTCTCCAACACCTACCACCTGCACCTGCACCCCGGCGAGGCCCTGGTGCAGAAGGCGGGCGGGCTGCACAAGTTCATGTGCTGGGACGGCCCGATCCTGACCGACTCCGGCGGGTTCCAGGTCTTCTCGCTGCCCAAGAAACGCATCACCGAGGAAGGGGTCTTCTTCCGCCACGAGGACACCGGCGAGGAGATCTTCCTTGACCCGGCCAAAGCGATCGCCATCCAGGAGGCCCTGGGCGCCGACATCATCATGAACTTCGACGAGTGCATCCCCTACCCCTGCGACAAGGCGTACGCGGAGCGCTCGACCGAAAAGACCATTCGCTGGGCCAAGCAGTGCATCGATGCGCACTCGCGCGAGAACCAGTACCTGTTCGGCATCGTGCAGGGAAGCGTGTTCGAGGACCTGAGGAAGCGCTGCGCCAAGGCATTGGTGAAGATGGACTTCCCGGGCTACGCCATCGGTGGCGTTTCCGTGGGCGAGGGTCTAGAACTTTTGAAACAGGTGGTGGGCTACACCGCGCCGCACCTCCCCGAGGACAAGCCGCGCTACCTGATGGGCGTCGGCCTTCCCGAGGATATCCTGGAGAGCGTCGAGCGCGGCGTCGACATGTTCGACTGTGTCATCCCGACCCGCTACGCGCGCAGCGCGACCCTGTTCACCAACCGCGGCCGGATCAGGCTTACCAACAAGAACTACCGACGCGACTTCTACCCAGTCGAGCCGAACTGCACCTGCTACACCTGCCGCAACTTCACCAGGGCCTACCTGCACCACCTGTTCACCTCGAATGAGGTGCTTTCGGCGATCCTGGCTAGTATCCACAACGTGCACTTCTACCTGAACATGATGGCCGAGATCCGCACCTCCATCGAAGAGGGGCGCTTCCTGGAATACAAGCAGCAGTTCCTGTCTGCGTACCTGAAGGGGAAATAG
- the mazG gene encoding nucleoside triphosphate pyrophosphohydrolase, protein MSTETTQDRFDRLMEIMRRLRAPGGCPWDAEQTHESLKRYLLEESYEVIEAIDAKDDKLLKEELGDLILQPIFHAAVAEERGAFTMDQVLDAINEKLVRRHPHVFGDQVIENSAAQVESWEKIKKSEKGDERKSALSGIPPHLPALMKAQKITEKAARVGFDWEHTDQVFAKVMEELHEFQEAMAAGDQQEMESELGDLIFAIVNLGRFLSLDPEEALRKTIQRFTRRFSHIEETLHAGGRKLQDATLEEMDLLWEEAKKLEKR, encoded by the coding sequence ATGTCCACCGAAACCACACAAGATCGCTTCGACCGTCTCATGGAGATCATGCGCAGGCTGCGCGCGCCGGGCGGCTGCCCCTGGGACGCCGAGCAGACCCACGAATCGCTCAAGCGCTACCTGCTGGAAGAATCCTACGAGGTCATCGAGGCGATCGACGCCAAGGACGACAAGCTCCTGAAGGAGGAACTGGGCGACCTCATCCTGCAGCCGATTTTTCACGCGGCGGTCGCCGAGGAGCGCGGCGCCTTCACCATGGACCAGGTACTGGACGCTATCAACGAGAAGCTGGTGCGCCGCCACCCCCACGTTTTCGGGGACCAGGTCATCGAGAACAGCGCTGCGCAGGTGGAGAGCTGGGAGAAGATCAAGAAGAGTGAAAAGGGGGATGAGCGCAAGTCCGCGCTGTCGGGGATACCACCGCACCTGCCAGCCCTGATGAAAGCGCAGAAGATCACCGAGAAGGCGGCGCGGGTCGGCTTCGACTGGGAACACACCGACCAGGTGTTCGCCAAGGTGATGGAGGAGTTGCACGAGTTCCAGGAGGCGATGGCAGCCGGGGACCAGCAGGAGATGGAATCGGAACTGGGCGACCTTATCTTCGCCATCGTGAACCTGGGTCGCTTCCTGTCGCTCGACCCCGAGGAGGCCCTCAGGAAGACGATCCAGCGTTTCACGCGACGTTTCAGCCACATCGAAGAGACCCTGCATGCAGGCGGTCGGAAACTGCAAGATGCCACCCTCGAAGAGATGGACCTGCTCTGGGAAGAAGCAAAGAAATTAGAGAAACGTTGA
- the rfbD gene encoding dTDP-4-dehydrorhamnose reductase, with the protein MVLVVGSKGMLGQELMGLYGDVARGVDVDEIDITDLESVQRVLLTLKPSVVINAAAYTDVDGCQSNTEQAMMVNSEGVGFLAMISKEIGAKLVQVSTDYVFDGQKGSPYVEDDLAGPLSVYGESKLGGEMNTWFNPDHLIVRTQWLYGHGGKNFVETMLKLGAEKKELTVVDDQIGSPTWTRDLALAIKALLDKGCQGTYHAANSGFVSWNGFAKEIFRLAGLDVAVLPMTTEQLNRPAPRPLYSTLDCGKLQQDTGFVPQPWQDALKRYLELRPGK; encoded by the coding sequence ATGGTTCTGGTAGTCGGCAGTAAAGGAATGCTGGGGCAGGAGTTGATGGGGCTGTACGGCGATGTGGCGCGCGGGGTCGACGTCGACGAGATCGACATCACCGACCTTGAATCGGTGCAGCGGGTGCTGCTCACCCTGAAACCCTCGGTGGTGATCAACGCCGCCGCCTACACCGATGTGGACGGCTGCCAGTCCAACACGGAACAGGCCATGATGGTCAACAGCGAAGGCGTCGGCTTTCTGGCCATGATCAGCAAGGAGATCGGCGCCAAGCTGGTCCAGGTGAGCACCGACTACGTCTTCGACGGCCAGAAGGGCTCCCCCTACGTCGAAGATGATCTCGCCGGTCCGCTCAGCGTCTACGGGGAGTCCAAGCTGGGCGGCGAGATGAACACCTGGTTCAACCCCGATCACCTGATCGTGCGCACCCAGTGGCTTTACGGGCACGGCGGCAAGAATTTCGTGGAGACCATGCTGAAACTGGGCGCGGAAAAGAAGGAACTGACCGTGGTGGACGACCAGATCGGCTCCCCCACCTGGACCCGCGACCTCGCCCTGGCCATCAAGGCCCTGCTGGACAAGGGCTGCCAGGGGACCTACCACGCCGCCAACTCCGGCTTTGTCTCCTGGAACGGGTTTGCCAAGGAGATCTTCCGGTTGGCCGGACTCGACGTCGCGGTGCTGCCCATGACCACGGAGCAGTTGAATCGCCCCGCACCGCGGCCGCTGTATTCCACGCTGGATTGCGGCAAACTGCAGCAGGACACCGGCTTCGTGCCGCAGCCCTGGCAGGACGCGCTCAAGCGGTACCTGGAACTGAGACCCGGCAAATAG
- a CDS encoding c-type cytochrome codes for MRRSFVIAATAIVLSCGCSKQEPAQPPAPKKSAAQMELFGEELFNERCRDCHIVKDKGGVVGPELSHVGSKRDRRFLEQVIREPAKVYPGTAMPPYDTFSKKQIDSLVDYLSGLK; via the coding sequence ATGCGACGCAGCTTCGTCATCGCGGCAACTGCAATCGTCCTCTCCTGCGGCTGCTCCAAGCAGGAGCCGGCGCAGCCTCCCGCGCCGAAAAAGTCGGCGGCCCAGATGGAGCTCTTCGGCGAGGAGCTTTTCAACGAGCGCTGCCGGGACTGCCACATCGTCAAGGATAAGGGAGGCGTGGTCGGCCCGGAGCTGTCCCACGTCGGCAGCAAGCGGGACCGCCGTTTCCTGGAGCAGGTGATCCGCGAGCCCGCCAAGGTCTACCCCGGGACCGCCATGCCCCCCTACGACACCTTCTCGAAAAAGCAGATCGACTCTCTGGTCGATTACCTGAGCGGGCTCAAGTAG
- a CDS encoding Na+/H+ antiporter NhaA produces MNRQLSLLREFSVPLAAGVIAALLWANLAPEQYHHFLHDPLFAGLSVHFVTNDLFMAFFFGIAAVEITQSCLPGGDLHPLRRAVNPLLATVGGILGPVAMYLLLNRAFGDASLSRGWGIPTATDIALAWLAARFIFGKGHPAISFLLLLAIADDAVGLVIIALFYGDPLAPVQPQWLLLCGAALALCWLLRRFRVASYWPYLIFGGTLSWLGLHEAHLHPALALALVVPFLPHPSVEKRHMFDIDPDDLTPLSRFEHDWKLFVDLGLFVFGLVNAGVAFGSVGAATWLVLASLVFGKAIGIVGFGLLGSRLGFPLPVGVGLRELLATGLVAGIGFTVALFVAGEAFPDSELGSSAKMGAMLSIFSFVPAAVVMKMRRIKQGGA; encoded by the coding sequence ATGAACAGACAACTGAGCCTGCTCAGGGAATTCTCCGTTCCCCTGGCGGCCGGCGTCATTGCCGCGCTGCTGTGGGCGAACCTGGCCCCGGAGCAGTACCACCACTTCCTGCACGACCCGCTTTTTGCGGGTCTTTCTGTTCACTTCGTCACCAACGACCTGTTCATGGCGTTCTTCTTCGGCATCGCCGCCGTCGAGATCACCCAGAGCTGTCTGCCGGGGGGCGACCTGCACCCCTTGCGGCGCGCCGTCAATCCGCTGCTGGCGACGGTGGGGGGGATACTGGGGCCGGTCGCGATGTACCTGCTGCTGAACAGGGCCTTCGGCGACGCCTCGCTGTCCCGGGGCTGGGGCATTCCGACTGCGACCGATATCGCGTTGGCCTGGCTTGCGGCACGGTTCATCTTCGGCAAGGGGCATCCGGCCATCTCGTTCCTGCTGCTCCTGGCCATAGCCGACGATGCGGTGGGACTGGTCATCATAGCCCTGTTCTACGGCGATCCGCTGGCCCCGGTGCAGCCCCAATGGCTGCTGCTGTGCGGCGCCGCGCTGGCTCTTTGCTGGCTGCTGCGCCGCTTCAGGGTCGCCAGTTACTGGCCCTACCTCATCTTCGGCGGAACACTGAGCTGGCTGGGGCTGCATGAGGCCCACCTGCACCCGGCTTTGGCGCTAGCCCTGGTGGTCCCGTTCCTGCCGCACCCGTCGGTGGAGAAACGCCACATGTTCGACATCGACCCGGACGACCTCACGCCGCTGTCGCGCTTCGAACATGACTGGAAATTGTTCGTCGACCTGGGGCTCTTCGTCTTCGGGCTGGTCAACGCCGGCGTTGCCTTCGGATCCGTCGGCGCCGCTACCTGGCTGGTGCTGGCCTCGCTGGTCTTTGGCAAGGCGATCGGCATCGTCGGGTTTGGGCTGCTGGGGAGCAGGCTCGGTTTCCCGCTCCCGGTAGGGGTGGGGTTGAGGGAACTTCTTGCCACCGGCCTGGTTGCCGGCATCGGCTTCACCGTGGCACTGTTCGTTGCCGGAGAGGCCTTCCCGGATTCCGAATTAGGTTCGTCCGCCAAGATGGGCGCCATGCTCAGCATTTTCTCTTTTGTTCCCGCGGCGGTCGTGATGAAAATGCGCCGGATTAAGCAGGGCGGCGCGTAA
- a CDS encoding phosphomannose isomerase type II C-terminal cupin domain, translating into MERGERPWGTYTVLDESNGYKIKRIEVLPGQRLSLQMHHHRSEHWIVVSGTAKVTCGDMMKIININESTFIPIGSTHRLENPGVIPLVIIEVQSGEYLGEDDIVRFQDDYDRVEAAAVGSAVEAQVEPIG; encoded by the coding sequence ATGGAACGCGGCGAGCGTCCCTGGGGAACATACACCGTCCTGGACGAAAGCAACGGCTACAAGATCAAGCGCATCGAGGTCCTGCCGGGACAAAGGCTTTCTCTGCAGATGCACCACCACAGAAGCGAGCACTGGATCGTGGTGTCCGGCACCGCCAAGGTTACCTGCGGTGACATGATGAAGATCATCAACATCAACGAATCAACCTTCATTCCCATTGGTTCCACGCATCGCCTTGAGAATCCCGGCGTCATCCCGCTGGTGATCATTGAAGTCCAAAGCGGTGAGTACCTGGGCGAAGACGACATCGTCCGGTTCCAGGACGACTACGACCGCGTCGAGGCTGCCGCCGTAGGGAGCGCCGTCGAGGCCCAAGTGGAGCCCATCGGTTAA
- a CDS encoding class II aldolase/adducin family protein, producing the protein MRDQIYKYTGKLLADRSACADGIAFAAQDDVLITAGAPELAALAGATLSRLNSLALVAARPTLPFADFLIARAGQGEECIVPQDTETRTFLHDIPFLRRKDLADDPAPVLAKLLGNRKGVIVEGVGIVAVGAITVEQAFINYSSVFHSTFVKYLQDLLVDGFRLPGEREAFDSFRRDWLRPLSASGLDFVDALSLEKDEILAEIERVGRYTVERGLVDSFFGNISAVAGERIYISQTAASLDELKGCIDPVPADNSSTTGITASSELLAHRKIYEQTGARVILHGHPKFSVVMSMLCDRKAECVIKDCWKDCPHVRDLGGTPVVAGEIGAGGLAKRVPPVIGASGSAIVYGHGVFTLGRAGFGEAFAAMVDVENFCREEYFRRMNR; encoded by the coding sequence ATGCGCGACCAGATCTATAAATATACCGGGAAGCTTCTTGCCGACCGCTCGGCCTGTGCCGACGGCATCGCCTTCGCGGCGCAGGACGACGTGCTGATCACGGCCGGTGCGCCGGAGTTGGCCGCCCTGGCCGGGGCCACGCTATCGCGCCTCAATTCCCTAGCGCTGGTGGCCGCGCGCCCCACGCTTCCCTTCGCCGACTTCCTGATTGCCCGGGCCGGGCAGGGGGAGGAGTGCATCGTGCCGCAGGATACCGAGACCAGGACCTTCCTGCACGACATCCCCTTCCTGCGCCGCAAGGACCTTGCCGACGATCCCGCTCCCGTTCTGGCCAAACTGCTCGGCAACAGGAAAGGAGTCATCGTCGAGGGTGTCGGCATCGTCGCTGTCGGCGCCATCACCGTTGAGCAGGCCTTCATTAACTACTCCTCCGTGTTCCATTCCACCTTCGTGAAGTACCTGCAGGACTTACTCGTCGACGGGTTCCGCCTACCGGGTGAGCGCGAGGCGTTCGACTCCTTCCGCAGGGACTGGTTGCGGCCGCTCTCCGCCTCGGGGCTCGACTTCGTCGACGCCCTTTCCCTGGAGAAGGATGAGATCCTTGCCGAGATCGAGCGGGTGGGGCGCTACACCGTGGAACGGGGGCTGGTGGATTCCTTCTTCGGTAATATCTCGGCGGTGGCGGGCGAGCGCATCTACATCTCCCAGACCGCGGCGAGCCTGGACGAGTTGAAGGGGTGTATCGACCCGGTCCCCGCCGACAACTCCTCTACCACCGGGATCACCGCGTCGAGCGAGCTTTTGGCGCACCGCAAGATCTACGAGCAGACCGGCGCCCGCGTCATCCTGCACGGCCATCCCAAGTTTTCCGTGGTGATGAGCATGCTCTGCGACAGGAAGGCGGAGTGCGTCATCAAGGATTGCTGGAAGGACTGTCCGCATGTGCGTGACCTGGGGGGGACACCGGTGGTCGCGGGCGAGATCGGGGCCGGTGGGCTGGCCAAGCGGGTCCCGCCGGTAATCGGCGCCAGCGGTTCCGCCATCGTCTATGGCCACGGTGTCTTCACGCTGGGGCGCGCAGGCTTTGGCGAGGCCTTCGCCGCCATGGTGGATGTGGAGAACTTCTGCCGCGAGGAATACTTCCGGCGTATGAACAGATAA
- a CDS encoding aldehyde ferredoxin oxidoreductase family protein, with amino-acid sequence MYGWTGKLLHVDLTRGTCERREIPTDILHAYLGGRGLGVRLMRDYFRLGPFEPDLPLIFAVGPLCGTNSPTAARLSCVSRSPLTGTIYDCSAGGRFAWRMKAAGLDAVFITGKSPKPVFLSIDPARDELHPAQSLWGKGVKETVAALSDHGSVTTIGPAGENGVLFANIMMGEGNSIGRGGLGAVMGAKGLKAITTQGDGVTGIADKERFDAARGDVMRLFRASPVIFGGLGIAEYGTPALVDLMAQRRMAPTENFRSTFFADSGNYSGPAIRKECGAKKEGCYGCPIQCKKASAAGEALPEYETVNHFGALNGISDLHAIVKANSLCNELGLDTISAAATLSAFGEARGRFPDAAEVASLLADIAYRHDQGELLSLGSRRMAEILGRPELSMSVKSLELPAYDPRGAYGMALAYVTSNRGGCHLRAYPISHEILRKPVPTDRFSFSGKARIIKIAEDVNAAVDSLVACKFAFFGATLEEYGELLSAVTGIEYGPESLKAIGERIYLTERFYNCANGFSHDHDTLPHRFFEEAGSAGEGIDVPPIDLARFEEELQKYYRIRGLDEEGRFGDRDLLAELP; translated from the coding sequence ATGTACGGCTGGACCGGAAAGTTGCTGCATGTCGATCTCACCCGCGGTACCTGCGAGCGCAGGGAGATTCCCACTGACATCCTGCACGCCTACCTCGGCGGGCGCGGGTTGGGCGTCCGGCTGATGCGCGATTATTTTCGCCTCGGCCCCTTCGAGCCAGACCTGCCGCTCATCTTCGCCGTCGGCCCCCTGTGCGGCACCAACTCACCCACCGCGGCGCGCCTCTCCTGCGTCTCCCGGTCGCCGCTCACCGGGACCATTTACGACTGCTCGGCAGGCGGGCGCTTCGCCTGGCGGATGAAGGCGGCCGGACTCGATGCCGTCTTCATCACCGGCAAGAGCCCGAAGCCGGTCTTCCTCTCCATCGACCCCGCGCGGGACGAGCTGCATCCGGCCCAGTCGCTGTGGGGCAAGGGGGTGAAGGAGACGGTCGCCGCCCTCAGCGATCATGGCTCGGTCACCACCATCGGCCCCGCCGGCGAAAACGGCGTCCTCTTCGCCAACATCATGATGGGCGAGGGGAACTCGATCGGCCGTGGCGGCCTGGGCGCCGTCATGGGGGCCAAGGGGCTCAAGGCGATCACTACCCAGGGCGACGGCGTGACCGGCATCGCCGACAAGGAACGCTTCGACGCTGCCCGCGGCGACGTCATGCGCCTGTTCCGGGCCTCACCGGTCATCTTCGGGGGATTGGGTATCGCCGAGTACGGCACCCCGGCGCTGGTCGACCTGATGGCGCAGCGCCGCATGGCCCCCACCGAGAACTTCCGTTCCACCTTCTTTGCCGACTCGGGTAACTACTCCGGACCTGCCATCCGCAAGGAGTGTGGCGCCAAGAAGGAAGGATGCTACGGCTGCCCCATCCAGTGCAAGAAGGCGAGTGCTGCCGGGGAAGCGTTGCCGGAATACGAAACGGTGAACCACTTCGGGGCCCTGAACGGCATCTCCGACCTGCACGCCATCGTCAAGGCAAACTCCCTGTGCAACGAACTGGGGCTCGACACCATCTCGGCCGCGGCCACCCTGTCTGCCTTTGGCGAAGCGCGCGGGCGCTTCCCGGACGCCGCCGAAGTGGCGAGCCTCCTCGCCGACATCGCCTACCGGCACGACCAGGGCGAACTGCTGAGCCTGGGCTCACGGCGCATGGCAGAAATCCTCGGCAGGCCCGAGCTATCCATGAGCGTGAAGTCCCTGGAGCTCCCCGCCTACGACCCGCGTGGCGCCTACGGCATGGCGCTCGCCTACGTAACCTCCAACCGCGGCGGCTGCCATCTGCGTGCCTATCCTATTTCGCATGAGATCCTGAGAAAGCCGGTCCCCACCGACCGCTTCTCCTTCTCCGGCAAGGCCCGCATCATCAAGATCGCGGAAGACGTCAACGCGGCGGTCGATTCGCTGGTTGCCTGCAAGTTCGCCTTCTTCGGGGCGACGCTGGAGGAGTATGGGGAGCTCTTGTCGGCGGTGACCGGCATCGAGTACGGGCCGGAGTCGCTCAAGGCGATCGGCGAGCGGATCTACCTCACCGAGCGTTTCTACAACTGCGCCAACGGATTCAGCCACGACCACGACACGCTGCCGCACCGGTTCTTCGAGGAAGCAGGGAGTGCCGGCGAGGGGATCGACGTCCCCCCCATTGACCTTGCCCGCTTCGAGGAAGAGCTACAGAAGTACTACCGCATCCGCGGCCTCGACGAGGAAGGGCGTTTCGGCGACCGCGACCTTCTCGCTGAGCTGCCCTGA
- the murJ gene encoding murein biosynthesis integral membrane protein MurJ — MSEKKNIARAAGVLGAATMLSRIMGMIRDMVVSRLFGAGLYTDAFFAAFQIPNMLRRFFAEGALTSAFVPTFSEWHTNKGEEETRALANVCFTALTIVMAGITTLGIIFSPQLVHLMFPGFSSNPEKLSVTILLNRLMFPYIFFVSLVALCMGILNTLRHFFTPAISTVFLNISMILSALLLHDRFQVPIVALAVGVLIGGVLQLLLQLPVLYSKGFPIKPNFNLDHPALKRITLLMGPSVFGVGVYYLNITVGSILASLLPEGSVSYLYYAQRLFEFPQGIFTVSVAQAVLPSMSRQAAMGDIDALKESLSYGVRLTLFITIPAMVGLMFCATPIFSLLFMGGAFDYAKAVNCGTALLYYSVGLAFVALVRVLVPAFYALKDTKTPVAVAFAAFLLNLLFSLILMGPLKHGGLALASSLSALGNMLLLLWFLRKKIGPFGGRAISVAGMKGIIASIPMAVAVYWIMHLIDWSPAGKRLLKGGVLGGGVLAGMVIFLVSAHLLRCEEAGDVIRLVKRKLLKK; from the coding sequence TTGTCTGAGAAGAAGAACATAGCCCGCGCCGCAGGCGTCTTGGGCGCAGCCACCATGCTGTCCCGCATCATGGGCATGATCCGCGACATGGTTGTTTCCCGCCTCTTCGGCGCCGGCCTCTACACGGACGCCTTCTTCGCCGCGTTCCAGATCCCCAACATGCTGCGCCGCTTCTTCGCGGAAGGAGCGCTTACCTCCGCCTTCGTCCCCACCTTCTCGGAATGGCACACCAACAAGGGGGAGGAGGAGACCCGCGCGCTGGCCAACGTCTGCTTCACCGCGCTCACCATCGTCATGGCCGGGATTACCACCCTCGGCATCATCTTCTCGCCGCAATTGGTGCATCTGATGTTCCCCGGCTTCTCGTCCAACCCGGAGAAGCTCTCGGTGACCATCCTGCTCAACCGGCTCATGTTCCCCTACATCTTCTTCGTGAGCTTGGTCGCCCTGTGCATGGGGATACTGAACACGCTGCGCCATTTCTTCACCCCGGCCATCTCCACGGTGTTCCTGAACATCTCCATGATCCTGTCCGCCCTGTTGCTGCACGACCGCTTCCAGGTCCCTATCGTCGCCCTGGCCGTGGGCGTCCTCATCGGCGGGGTGCTGCAACTTCTCCTGCAACTGCCGGTCCTGTACAGCAAGGGCTTTCCAATCAAGCCGAACTTTAACCTGGACCATCCGGCCCTGAAGCGGATCACGCTGCTCATGGGTCCCTCGGTGTTCGGCGTCGGGGTCTACTACCTCAACATCACGGTGGGGTCCATCCTGGCGTCCCTGCTGCCCGAGGGGAGCGTTTCCTACCTTTACTACGCCCAGCGCCTCTTCGAGTTCCCCCAAGGCATCTTCACCGTGTCGGTGGCCCAGGCCGTGCTCCCCTCGATGAGCCGGCAGGCCGCCATGGGAGACATCGACGCCCTCAAGGAATCGCTCTCCTACGGCGTCCGGCTTACCCTGTTCATCACCATACCGGCCATGGTGGGGCTTATGTTCTGTGCCACACCCATCTTCTCGCTGCTGTTCATGGGGGGCGCCTTCGACTACGCCAAGGCGGTCAACTGCGGCACGGCGCTCCTTTATTACTCGGTGGGGCTCGCCTTCGTGGCGCTGGTGCGCGTGCTGGTGCCAGCCTTTTACGCGCTGAAGGACACCAAGACCCCGGTGGCAGTTGCCTTCGCCGCTTTTCTGCTCAACCTGCTGTTCAGCCTGATCCTGATGGGGCCATTGAAGCATGGCGGGCTGGCGCTGGCCTCGTCGCTCTCCGCGCTGGGCAACATGCTGCTCCTGCTCTGGTTCCTGAGGAAGAAGATCGGCCCCTTCGGCGGCCGGGCCATCTCCGTTGCCGGGATGAAAGGCATCATCGCCTCCATCCCGATGGCGGTGGCGGTGTACTGGATCATGCACCTGATCGACTGGTCGCCGGCTGGGAAAAGGCTCCTCAAGGGGGGTGTGCTGGGGGGAGGGGTTCTGGCTGGGATGGTCATCTTCCTGGTCTCGGCGCACCTGCTGCGTTGCGAGGAGGCCGGTGACGTGATCCGCCTGGTGAAGAGAAAACTGCTTAAAAAATAG
- a CDS encoding mannose-1-phosphate guanylyltransferase: MYIVILAGGSGTRFWPLSRKSTPKQLMSVFGGKSMLQRTVERVLPLDPKRVMVVTNALQAAETRAQLAYIEGVPVDVIEEPVGRNTAPAIGLAASIIARFDPDGIMVVLPADHYIVDEETFRATLAAARSVAVSGALVTLGITPTRPETGYGYIEASRPADSGATPVRRFVEKPNLERAVEFLAAGCFYWNSGMFVWGACSILDQIAQHMPELSRGLARLTFESDVWEISDLKPQIAEIYGAIKGESIDFGVMEKAKDVQVIPASFGWSDVGSWSALPEVMEADAAGHVVINSLGAVSVGAKECLAYGNGKVVAFVGVSDLIVVDTPDALLVCSKQAAQDVKKVVEELERQGKLELL, translated from the coding sequence ATGTACATCGTCATCCTGGCCGGGGGCTCCGGCACCAGGTTCTGGCCGCTGTCCCGCAAAAGCACGCCGAAGCAGCTCATGTCCGTCTTCGGCGGCAAGTCCATGCTGCAACGGACGGTGGAACGCGTCCTGCCGCTGGATCCCAAGCGGGTAATGGTGGTGACCAACGCGCTGCAGGCTGCCGAAACGAGGGCGCAGTTGGCCTACATCGAGGGGGTCCCGGTCGACGTGATCGAGGAGCCTGTCGGGCGCAATACCGCGCCTGCCATCGGACTGGCCGCATCCATCATCGCCCGCTTTGATCCGGACGGGATCATGGTCGTGCTCCCCGCCGACCACTACATCGTGGACGAGGAAACCTTCCGTGCCACCCTGGCTGCCGCCCGTTCGGTGGCCGTGAGCGGAGCACTGGTGACACTGGGGATCACCCCCACCCGCCCCGAGACCGGTTACGGCTACATCGAGGCCTCGCGGCCGGCCGATTCGGGGGCGACACCGGTGCGGCGCTTCGTGGAAAAGCCGAACCTGGAACGTGCCGTGGAGTTTTTAGCTGCCGGGTGCTTTTACTGGAACAGCGGCATGTTCGTCTGGGGGGCCTGCTCCATCCTGGACCAGATCGCGCAGCACATGCCCGAGCTGTCCCGGGGCCTGGCGCGGCTCACCTTCGAGTCGGATGTTTGGGAAATCTCCGATCTGAAGCCCCAGATCGCTGAGATCTACGGTGCCATCAAGGGTGAGTCGATCGACTTCGGGGTCATGGAGAAGGCCAAGGATGTACAGGTAATTCCGGCCTCGTTCGGCTGGAGCGACGTGGGGAGCTGGAGTGCACTGCCCGAGGTGATGGAGGCCGATGCGGCGGGGCACGTGGTGATTAATTCCCTTGGTGCTGTATCCGTGGGGGCCAAGGAGTGTCTTGCCTACGGCAACGGTAAAGTGGTAGCCTTTGTCGGCGTCAGCGACCTAATCGTGGTGGACACCCCCGACGCCCTGCTGGTCTGCTCCAAGCAGGCCGCCCAGGACGTGAAGAAGGTGGTCGAAGAACTGGAGCGGCAGGGGAAGCTGGAACTGCTTTAA